In Labrus mixtus chromosome 13, fLabMix1.1, whole genome shotgun sequence, a single genomic region encodes these proteins:
- the desma gene encoding desmin a translates to MSKSYSSSAQSASSYRRTFGSGVGSTPMSSLFSSVGGGGRSSSSQMSSRIYEVKNTSIPSYSSYRVSSGAGGAGFGSSKAMRSYAGEKLDFNLADAMNQDFLNTRTNEKVELQHLNDRFASYIEKVRFLEQQNAALTVEIENLRGREGHGRVAEMYEEEMRELRRQIEAMSNQRARVEVERDNLADDLQKLKLRLQEEVQQKEEAEHNLSAFRGDVDNATLARLDLERRIESLQEEIAFLKKIHEEEIRELQSQMQDSQVQVQMDMSKPDLTAALRDIRIQYEGIAAKNIADAEEWYKSKVSDLSQAVNKNNDALRTAKQESMEFRHQIQSYTCEIDSLKGTNESLLRQMREMEDRTGREASGYQDSIMRMEEEIAKMKDDMARHMREYQDLLNVKMALDIEIATYRKLLEGEESRITTNVPAQSAYSSIGFRETSPESQHQRSSELHSKKTVLIKTIETRDGEVVSESTQHQQDIM, encoded by the exons ATGAGCAAGTCCTACTCCTCCTCGGCCCAGTCCGCCTCCTCCTACCGCCGCACCTTCGGCTCAGGCGTCGGCTCAACCCCGatgtcctctctcttctcctctgtcggaGGAGGTGGTCGCAGCTCCTCAAGCCAGATGTCCTCAAGAATCTATGAGGTGAAGAACACCAGTATCCCCTCCTATTCTAGCTACAGGGTTTCCTCTGGAGCTGGTGGAGCAGGCTTTGGTTCCTCTAAGGCGATGCGCAGCTATGCAGGCGAGAAACTTGACTTCAACCTGGCTGATGCCATGAACCAGGACTTCCTCAACACAAGGACCAATGAGAAGGTCGAGCTCCAGCACCTCAACGACCGCTTTGCCAGCTACATCGAGAAGGTGCGTTTCCTGGAACAGCAGAATGCAGCGTTGACCGTGGAGATTGAGAACTTGAGGGGCCGCGAGGGGCATGGGCGCGTCGCTGAGATGTATGAAGAGGAGATGAGGGAGTTGAGGAGGCAAATTGAGGCTATGTCCAACCAGCGGGCCCGAGtggaggtggagagagacaacCTGGCTGATGACCTGCAGAAACTCAAGCTCAG acTGCAGGAGGAGGTTCAACAGAAGGAAGAGGCTGAGCACAACCTCTCTGCTTTCAGAGGC GATGTAGACAATGCCACTCTGGCCAGGCTGGACCTGGAGAGACGCATTGAGAGTCTGCAAGAGGAGATTGCCTTCCTGAAGAAGATCCATGAGGAG GAGATCCGTGAGCTGCAGAGTCAGATGCAGGACAGTCAGGTGCAGGTCCAGATGGACATGTCCAAACCCGACCTGACTGCTGCTCTGAGGGACATCCGCATTCAGTATGAGGGCATCGCTGCCAAGAACATTGCAGATGCTGAAGAATGGTACAAGTCAAAG GTGTCTGATCTGAGCCAGGCTGTGAATAAGAACAATGATGCTCTGCGTACGGCCAAGCAGGAGAGCATGGAGTTCAGACACCAGATCCAGTCCTACACCTGTGAGATCGACTCACTCAAGGGAACT AACGAGTCTCTGCTGCGCCAGATGAGAGAAATGGAGGACCGTACAGGCCGCGAGGCTTCTGGTTACCAGGATTCTATCATGCGGATGGAGGAGGAAATTGCTAAGATGAAG GATGATATGGCTCGTCACATGAGGGAGTACCAGGACCTTCTCAATGTGAAGATGGCCCTTGATATTGAGATCGCCACCTACCGCAAGCTgttggagggagaggagagcag GATCACTACCAATGTGCCTGCACAGTCTGCTTATTCCTCCATTGGATTCAGAG AGACCAGTCCTGAGTCACAGCACCAGCGCTCCTCAGAGCTTCACTCCAAGAAGACGGTGCTCATCAAGACCATCGAGACCCGCGATGGCGAg gtTGTCAGCGAGTCCACACAGCACCAGCAGGACATCATGTAA